The following coding sequences are from one Streptomyces sp. NBC_01294 window:
- a CDS encoding PhoH family protein, with amino-acid sequence MTQTSTAHIPAPGQARAHFTVPATHPMVTVLGSGDALLRVIEKAFPKADIHVRGNQVSAIGAAAEVALIQRLFDEMMLVLRTGQPMTEDAVERSIAMLQASANGNGDGPAETPAEVLTQNILSSRGRTIRPKTLNQKRYVDAIDKNTIVFGIGPAGTGKTYLAMAKAVQALQSKQVSRIILTRPAVEAGERLGFLPGTLFDKIDPYLRPLYDALHDMIDPDSIPRLMAAGTIEVAPLAYMRGRTLNEAFVVLDEAQNTTAEQMKMFLTRLGFDSKIVVTGDVTQIDLPGGAKSGLRQVQEILEGLPDIHFSRLTSEDVVRHKLVGRIVDAYEKYDDGQQQAANGHQRK; translated from the coding sequence ATGACTCAGACATCGACAGCCCACATCCCCGCGCCGGGGCAGGCGCGAGCGCACTTCACCGTACCGGCGACGCACCCGATGGTGACGGTGCTCGGCTCGGGCGACGCCCTGTTGCGCGTGATCGAGAAGGCCTTCCCGAAGGCCGACATCCATGTTCGGGGCAATCAGGTCAGCGCGATCGGCGCGGCGGCGGAAGTCGCGCTGATCCAGCGACTGTTCGACGAGATGATGCTGGTGCTCCGCACCGGGCAGCCGATGACGGAGGACGCAGTGGAACGCTCGATCGCCATGCTCCAGGCGAGCGCCAATGGGAACGGCGACGGCCCCGCGGAGACGCCTGCCGAGGTGCTCACCCAGAACATCCTCTCCAGCCGCGGACGCACCATCCGCCCCAAGACCCTCAACCAGAAGCGGTACGTCGACGCGATCGACAAGAACACGATCGTCTTCGGCATCGGCCCCGCCGGTACCGGCAAGACCTACCTCGCCATGGCCAAGGCGGTCCAGGCCCTGCAGTCCAAGCAGGTCAGCCGGATCATCCTGACGCGGCCCGCCGTCGAGGCGGGGGAGCGGCTCGGCTTCCTGCCGGGCACCCTCTTCGACAAGATCGACCCGTACCTGCGCCCGCTCTACGACGCGCTGCACGACATGATCGACCCGGATTCGATCCCGCGGCTCATGGCCGCCGGGACCATCGAGGTGGCACCCCTGGCCTACATGAGGGGTCGCACCCTCAATGAGGCCTTTGTCGTCCTCGACGAGGCGCAGAACACCACCGCCGAGCAGATGAAGATGTTCCTGACCCGGCTCGGCTTCGACTCGAAGATCGTCGTCACCGGTGACGTCACCCAGATCGACCTGCCGGGTGGCGCCAAGAGCGGTCTGCGTCAGGTCCAGGAGATCCTCGAAGGGCTTCCGGACATCCACTTCTCGCGGCTCACGTCCGAGGATGTCGTCCGCCACAAGCTGGTCGGCCGTATCGTCGACGCGTACGAGAAGTACGACGACGGCCAGCAGCAGGCCGCGAACGGCCACCAGCGGAAGTAG
- the ybeY gene encoding rRNA maturation RNase YbeY, which produces MSIDVNNESGTEVDEQAILDIARYALTRMRIHPLSELSVIVIDEDAMEQLHIQWMDLPGPTDVMSFPMDELRPPTKDDEEPPQGLLGDIVLCPEVAKRQGEEAPTQHSMDEELQLLTVHGVLHLLGYDHEEPDEKAEMFGLQAAIVDGWRGERGMTGPSPAPTVS; this is translated from the coding sequence ATGTCGATCGACGTCAACAACGAGTCCGGAACCGAGGTCGACGAGCAGGCGATCCTCGACATCGCCCGCTACGCGCTCACCCGGATGCGGATCCACCCCCTCTCGGAGCTCTCCGTCATCGTCATCGACGAGGACGCCATGGAGCAGCTCCACATCCAGTGGATGGACCTGCCCGGCCCGACCGACGTCATGTCCTTCCCGATGGACGAGCTCCGGCCGCCGACGAAGGACGACGAGGAGCCCCCGCAGGGGCTCCTCGGTGACATCGTGCTCTGCCCCGAGGTCGCGAAGAGGCAGGGCGAGGAAGCCCCGACGCAGCACTCCATGGACGAGGAGCTCCAGCTCCTGACCGTCCACGGAGTGCTGCACCTCCTCGGCTACGACCACGAGGAGCCGGACGAGAAGGCCGAGATGTTCGGCCTCCAGGCGGCCATCGTCGACGGCTGGCGCGGTGAGCGCGGCATGACCGGTCCGTCGCCGGCACCGACCGTCTCGTGA